CGTGCTCGACGTCGAGCGCGGCGAAACGTTCGACTTCCAGTTGTCGCGGCTTCCCGGCGATCGGCATCGCCTGCACGTCAATATCGACCTGCTCGTGCTCGACGCGGCGAGCTTCACGCTGGTGTTCGATGAGCTGGCCGCGCTCGTCGGCGGCCACGCGCTGCCGGACATCAGCGTTGCCTACGACTTCCGCAGCTACATCGCCCACCTGCAGCACGACAGCGCGGCCGCGCGCGATGCGGCACAGCGCTACTGGCGCGCGAAGCTGCCCGAACTGCCCACCGCGCCGCGCCTGCCGCTCGCGCAGGAGCCCGAGCGCGTCGCGCCGGTGCGCTTCAGCCGTCGCCGCACCGAACTCTGTGCGGCCGACTGGCAGGCGTTCAAGGCGCAAGCGGGCGCGTGCGGCGTCACCCCGACGATGGCGCTCGCGACGTGCTTCGGCGCGGTGCTGGCGCGTTGGAGCGGCGAGCCACGACTGTTGCTGAACCTGACGCTGTTCGATCGCCATCCGCTCGATCCGGCCGTCGGGCGGATGATTGGGGACTTCACCAACATCCTGCTGATCGATCTCGCCGGCGAAGGCGCGGCGTTCGATGCGCTCGCCCGCGCGAACCAGACGACCTTTGCCGAAGCGTACGAGCATCGCCACTGGTCGGGCGTCGAACTGCTGCGCGAATTGCGCCGGGCGCAACGCCATCCGTACGGCTCGCCCATCGTCTTTACCAGCAATCTCGGCCGCCCGCTGTACGGCCACGACACGGCCACGACGCTCGGCGAGCCCGCATGGGGTATTTCGCAGACGCCGCAAGTGTGGATCGACCATCTCGCGTTCGAGCACGGCACATCCGTCTGGCTGCAATGGGACAGCAACGACGCATTGTTCCCGGCGGGCCTTGTCGATGCGCTGTTCGACGCCTATGTCGGACTGGTGCGGGGGCTCGTGCGCGACGCGCACGCCTGGCGCCGGCCGTTGCCCGATCCGATGCCCGAGGCGCAGCGCGCGGTCCGTGCGCGCGTCAATGACACGGCACGCGCCGTGCCGGACGGCTGCCTGCACGACGGCGTCTTCCGTACGACCGAGCGCACGCCCGACGCTGTCGCGCTGATCCATCGCGACGAACGGCTCAGCTACGGGGCGCTCGCCGACCTGGCCCGCTGCTGCGCGGGCGCGCTCGCAGCGTGCGGCGTACGGGCGGGCGACGCCGTCGCGGTCAGCATATCGAAGGGTGTCGGGCAGATCGCCGCGGTGCTCGGCGTGCTGCATGCGGGCGCGGTCTACGTGCCCGTGCCGCTCGATCAGCCGGAGGCGCGACGCCGCCAGATCTACGACGACGCTGCGGTGAAGCGGGTACTCGTGTGCCGCGACGATGCCGGCGCGATCCCGGCGGCGGACGACCCGTCGCGGTACCTGGCATGGCAGGACGCGGTGACCGCCGACGCGCTGCACGATGCCGTCGCGGTCGATCCGGGCGCGCCGGCCTACGTGATCTATACATCCGGCTCGACCGGCACGCCAAAGGGCGTCGTGATCCCGCACCGCGGCGCGCTCAACACGTGCGCGGAGCTGAACCGCCGCTACCGCGTGGGTCCCGACGATCGCGTGCTCGCGCTGTCCGCGCTGCACTTCGACCTGTCGGTCTATGACATCTTCGGCGTGCTTGCCGCGGGCGGTGCGCTGGTGCTCGTCGACGAATCGCAGCGGCGCGATCCGGCTGTCTGGTGCGAATGCATCGAACGCCATCGGGTGACGCTCTGGAACAGCGTGCCCGCGCTGTTCGACATGCTGCTGACCTATGCCGAAGGCTTTGCGCTGCGCGCGCCGTCGTCGCTGCGTGCCGTGATGCTGTCAGGCGACTGGATCGGCCTGGACCTGCCCGCGCGCTACCGCGCGTTTCGCGCCGACGGCGAGCTCGTGGCGATGGGCGGCGCGACCGAAGCGTCGATCTGGTCGAACGCGTATGACGTGGGTGAGGTGCCGCCGCATTGGCGCTCGATCCCTTACGGTTTTCCGCTGGCGAACCAGTGCTACCGCGTCGTCGACGAGCAGGGCCGCGACTGCCCGGACTGGGTGCCGGGCGAGCTGTGGATCGGCGGCGAAGGTGTGGCGCTCGGCTACTTCAACGATACCGAGCGCACCGCGCGCCAGTTCGTCGAAGACGCGTGCGGGCGCTGGTACCAGACCGGCGACCTCGGCTGCTACTGGCCGGACGGCACGCTCGAGTTCCTCGGCCGGCGCGACAAGCAGGTGAAGATCGGCGGCTATCGGATCGAGCTCGGCGAGATCGACGCCGCGCTCAGCCGCATCGATGGCGTCAAGACCGGCGTCGCGCTCGCGGTGGGCGAACGCGACCGATCGCTCGCCGCGTTCGTCGTGCCGTCCGGCCCGGCGCTTTGCTCCGAACGGCAGGCGGACCCGGCGCTGCCGCCTGACTATGGCGCGTTGTTCGCGCATGGCGTCGGCGCGGGCAGTCCGTCCCGGGACAGCCACGTCGAGGCCAACCTGGATCGCATCGTGGCCGATTTCCTGCACGAACACCTGCAACGCGCGGGGCTGGACTTCGGCACGCCGCTGTCCGTCGATGCCGCGCTTGCGTGCTATCGCGCGCAACCGGCCTGGCGGGCGCTGTTCGGGCGGTGGCTTGCGCTGCTTGCCGCCCACGGACGACTGGCCGAGCAGGACGGCGCCTATCTTCGTGGCCCGCGCCATGACAACCCGCCCGACCTGCCGCCCGCCGACGATCCGCTGTTCGCGACGGCGGATGCGCTGCTCGCGCACCACGACGCGCTCGGCGGCATCCTGCGGGGACAGCGCCCGGCGCATACGTTGCTCGATCATCCGTTCTGGGCGCCGGAGTCGCTGCTGCTGCGCAGCCCGGGCACCGAGCACACCATCGATGCCCTCGCCGCCGCGATCGCGACGCTGTCCCGCACGCTGGGCCGCCCGGTGCGGCTGGTCGAAATCGGCGCGCGCGGCGGCCAGTCCGGCGCCGCGCTGCTGCGCCGCGTCGATCCGCGGCACCTGGCCTACACCGGCATCGACGCATCGCAGGACAGGGTGCTGTGCGCGCAGGCTCGCCTGGAGCCCTACCCGCACGCACGCGTTCACCGGGCGGATGCCGCGTCGCTGAACGACCTCGCGCACGGCGCGGACATCGTGTGGGCGAACAACGCGCTGCACCGGATCGGTGACGCCGCACTCGACGCGCTCACTGCGCTGGCCGCGCCGGCGGCGCTCGTCTACGTGACCGAACTGCGCGACGCCTCGGCGCTTGCGCTCGTCAGCGCCGATCTGTTGAGCGACGACGGCGCGGCGGCACAGCAGCATCTGCGCGGCGCGCACGACTGGCGCCGCGCCTTCGAGGCCCGTGGGCTGGCCTGCGAGCTGGCGGACGCGGTCGGCAGCCATCAGCGGTTCGTGCTGCGCGCGCGGCCGACCGTGCGCACGCCCGATCCGCACAAGCTGGGCGCGGCACTCGCCGCGCAATTGCCGTCCTACATGGTGCCGCAGCGGCTGCATTTCATCGACGCGCTGCCGCTCACCGCGAACGGCAAGATCGATCACAAGGCGCTGCTGTCCCGCTGCGCGCCTGCCGCCGACGACGACGCTGGCACCCGGCAAGCGCCGCAGAGCGACGCCGAACGGACCGTGGCCGCGCTGTGGCAGCGTCTGCTGCAGGTCGACACGGTGCACCGGCACAGCCACTTCCTGCAGCTCGGCGGGGACAGCCTGCTCGCCACGCGCCTGATCGGCGAACTCGACCAGGCCGGCTACACGGCGCGGCTCGGCGATCTGTTCGACTACCCGACGCTCGCCGCCTTCGCCGCGACGCTGCGACCGCGTGCCGAACCGGCCGCCGACGCGCTGCAACCCGATGCCGCATCGCGCGGCCTGCCGTTCCCCCTCACCGATGTCCAGCAGGCCTATCTCGTGGGCCGCCAGGCCGGCTTCGCGCTGGGCGGGGTCGGTTCGCAGTTCTTCGTCGAATTCGAGGTCGAACGGCTCGACGTCGCGCGCTTCGAAACGGCGTGGCGCCGGCTGATCGCGCGCCACGACATGCTGCGCGCGGTCGTGCGCGATGGCCGGCAGCAGGTGCTGGCCGAGGTGCCGCCGTTCACGCTGACGCGCCATCGCGTGGCAAGCCTCGACGGCACCGATGCAACCGCCTTGCGCGAACGGCTCGCGTACCAGGTGCGCGAGCCGGCGTGCTGGCCCGTGTTCGACGTGCAGGCGGCGGAAGACGGCAGCGGACGCAGCCGCCTCTACGTCTGCCTCGACAACCTGCTGCTCGACGGCCTGAGCATGCAGATCCTGCTCGCGGAACTCGAAACGCTGTACCTCGCGCCCGATCATGCGCTGCCGCCGCTCGACATCGGCTTTCGCGACTACGTCATGCACACCGCCGGCCGGCGCCCGGACGACACCTCCATCGCCTACTGGCAACGCCGGCTCGACACGCTGCCGCCCGCGCCGCAACTGCCGCTGCGGCAAGCGCCGGCCGACATCGACACGCCGCGCTTCGTGCGGCTGTCCGCGGCGCTGCCGAGCGCGCAATGGAACGCACTGAAGGAACGCGCCGGCACGGCGAGCCTGACGCCCTCCGCGCTGCTGCTCGCGGCCTACTCGGCGGTGTTGTCCGCCTGGAGCGCGCAGCGCGCGCTGTGCGTGAACCTGACGCTGTTCGACCGGCAGCCCGTGCATCCGCAGATCGAGCAGGTGCTCGGCGACTTCACCTCGCTGCTCCTGCTCGCCTGGCAACCCGCGCACGATTGGCTCGCGAGCGCGCAGCGGCTGCAGCAGCGCCTCTGGCAGGATCTCGCGCACCGCGATGTGTCGGCGCTCTGGGTCATGCGGCAGCTTGCCCAGCGGCACGGCCGGGCCACCGCCGAAATGCCGGTCGTGTTCACCAGCGCGCTCGGCTTCGACCACGACCGCTTCCTCGCGCAGGCGTCGTGGCTCAAGCCGCGCTGGGGCATCTCGCAGACGCCGCAGGTGTGGCTCGACCACCAGGTCTATGAATCGGAAGGCGAACTGCGCTTCAACTGGGATGCGGTCGAAGCGCTGTTCGATCCCGCCCACCTGCGTGCGATGTTCGCGCAGTACGTCGCGCTGCTGGAGCGGCTCGCGACCGATGCCTCGGCATGGGCGCTGCCGCTCGACGTTCTCGTGCCGCGCGCCGGCCAGGCGGCGGCGCGCTCGTCGCTCGATGCCCCCGCCACGGCATGCCCTGCGCCGGACGACACCGCTCGCGACGACGCGACGGTCGACCCCGCGCTGGTCGGCCGGCTGCGCCAGCACTTCGAACAAACGCTCGGCCGGCCGATCGCCGCACGCCAGAGCTTCTTCGAGGCGGGTGCGTCGTCGCTCGAACTGGTCCGCTGGCATATCGGGCTGCGGCAAACCGGCTACGCATCGCTCGCGATCACGGACCTGTTCACGCATGCCTCGCCGCACGCGCTTGCCGCGCACCTGGGCGGCGCAGCCGCACCGGCGCACGCGGACGATGCCAACCGGCGCGCGCTGCTCGACCAGCGCAAGGCGAAGCTGCAGCGCCGGCTGGGAGCGACGGCATGAAGCGCTATCTGCCGTACTGGTCTTACTACGCGCACCAGGGCATGGTCAGCGCGCTGACCATGCAGGGCGTGGTCGGCTACTTCCGGCACGCGGGCGCCGACCTCGCCCAGTTGAGCTGGCTGTCGCTCGCGATGCTGCCGTGGGTCGGCAAGTTCCTGTGGGCACCGTGGTGCGAGCGCCATGCGCTGCCGCTGCGCGGCAACCGCTACCAGGGCAGCCTCGTGCTGCTGCAACTGGGCATGGCCGCCGCGATCGCGGGCATCGGCTTCCTGTCGCCAACGCACGCGGCGGGCGCGATCGTGACGTTGCTGACGCTGCTGTCGCTGCTATCCGCGAGCCACGGCATCTACGCGAACGGCATCGCGATCTGCACGACCGACGCGCGCAGCCGCCCGCTCGCCAACGTCGCGCAGGTCGGCGGCAGCTATCTCGGGATTCCGCTCGGCTCGTTCGTGTTCTTGACGATCGCCGAGCGCGCGGGCTGGCGCTTGGGCTTCGCGGGTATCGCCGCGCTGTCGCTGCTGTTGCTGATTCCGCCGCTGCTGGTCCGCCAGCCGATG
The nucleotide sequence above comes from Ralstonia solanacearum K60. Encoded proteins:
- a CDS encoding non-ribosomal peptide synthetase, encoding MSTLHPSPASSAPAGDDPVARDGESLREALAADLRVSPEQLSADSNLLELGLDSMRLMACLNRLRSCGYTLTMRELYREPTLAGWLKLMRRSPARAAMRPVTTRAWPTMRDGEAFDLTPIQHAYLVGRSPQQPLGGVGCHLYQEFDGAGLTPDALEDAVRTLIARHPMLSVAFRADGRQAWRAQPGWPGVTVHDLRACGDAEREQALAALRERLGHRVLDVERGETFDFQLSRLPGDRHRLHVNIDLLVLDAASFTLVFDELAALVGGHALPDISVAYDFRSYIAHLQHDSAAARDAAQRYWRAKLPELPTAPRLPLAQEPERVAPVRFSRRRTELCAADWQAFKAQAGACGVTPTMALATCFGAVLARWSGEPRLLLNLTLFDRHPLDPAVGRMIGDFTNILLIDLAGEGAAFDALARANQTTFAEAYEHRHWSGVELLRELRRAQRHPYGSPIVFTSNLGRPLYGHDTATTLGEPAWGISQTPQVWIDHLAFEHGTSVWLQWDSNDALFPAGLVDALFDAYVGLVRGLVRDAHAWRRPLPDPMPEAQRAVRARVNDTARAVPDGCLHDGVFRTTERTPDAVALIHRDERLSYGALADLARCCAGALAACGVRAGDAVAVSISKGVGQIAAVLGVLHAGAVYVPVPLDQPEARRRQIYDDAAVKRVLVCRDDAGAIPAADDPSRYLAWQDAVTADALHDAVAVDPGAPAYVIYTSGSTGTPKGVVIPHRGALNTCAELNRRYRVGPDDRVLALSALHFDLSVYDIFGVLAAGGALVLVDESQRRDPAVWCECIERHRVTLWNSVPALFDMLLTYAEGFALRAPSSLRAVMLSGDWIGLDLPARYRAFRADGELVAMGGATEASIWSNAYDVGEVPPHWRSIPYGFPLANQCYRVVDEQGRDCPDWVPGELWIGGEGVALGYFNDTERTARQFVEDACGRWYQTGDLGCYWPDGTLEFLGRRDKQVKIGGYRIELGEIDAALSRIDGVKTGVALAVGERDRSLAAFVVPSGPALCSERQADPALPPDYGALFAHGVGAGSPSRDSHVEANLDRIVADFLHEHLQRAGLDFGTPLSVDAALACYRAQPAWRALFGRWLALLAAHGRLAEQDGAYLRGPRHDNPPDLPPADDPLFATADALLAHHDALGGILRGQRPAHTLLDHPFWAPESLLLRSPGTEHTIDALAAAIATLSRTLGRPVRLVEIGARGGQSGAALLRRVDPRHLAYTGIDASQDRVLCAQARLEPYPHARVHRADAASLNDLAHGADIVWANNALHRIGDAALDALTALAAPAALVYVTELRDASALALVSADLLSDDGAAAQQHLRGAHDWRRAFEARGLACELADAVGSHQRFVLRARPTVRTPDPHKLGAALAAQLPSYMVPQRLHFIDALPLTANGKIDHKALLSRCAPAADDDAGTRQAPQSDAERTVAALWQRLLQVDTVHRHSHFLQLGGDSLLATRLIGELDQAGYTARLGDLFDYPTLAAFAATLRPRAEPAADALQPDAASRGLPFPLTDVQQAYLVGRQAGFALGGVGSQFFVEFEVERLDVARFETAWRRLIARHDMLRAVVRDGRQQVLAEVPPFTLTRHRVASLDGTDATALRERLAYQVREPACWPVFDVQAAEDGSGRSRLYVCLDNLLLDGLSMQILLAELETLYLAPDHALPPLDIGFRDYVMHTAGRRPDDTSIAYWQRRLDTLPPAPQLPLRQAPADIDTPRFVRLSAALPSAQWNALKERAGTASLTPSALLLAAYSAVLSAWSAQRALCVNLTLFDRQPVHPQIEQVLGDFTSLLLLAWQPAHDWLASAQRLQQRLWQDLAHRDVSALWVMRQLAQRHGRATAEMPVVFTSALGFDHDRFLAQASWLKPRWGISQTPQVWLDHQVYESEGELRFNWDAVEALFDPAHLRAMFAQYVALLERLATDASAWALPLDVLVPRAGQAAARSSLDAPATACPAPDDTARDDATVDPALVGRLRQHFEQTLGRPIAARQSFFEAGASSLELVRWHIGLRQTGYASLAITDLFTHASPHALAAHLGGAAAPAHADDANRRALLDQRKAKLQRRLGATA